The Globicephala melas chromosome X, mGloMel1.2, whole genome shotgun sequence genome window below encodes:
- the CMC4 gene encoding cx9C motif-containing protein 4, whose protein sequence is MPQKDPCQKQACEIQKCLQANNYMESKCQAVIQELRKCCARYPKGRSLVCSGFEKEEEEKLTLKPT, encoded by the exons ATGCCGCAGAAGGATCCGTGCCAGAAACAAGCCTGTGAAATACAGAAATGTTTACAAG CCAACAACTACATGGAATCTAAGTGTCAGGCTGTCATCCAAGAACTGCGTAAGTGTTGTGCTCGATATCCCAAGGGAAGATCTCTCGTCTGTTCAGGatttgagaaagaagaggaagagaagctgACGCTGAAGCCCACATGA
- the MTCP1 gene encoding protein p13 MTCP-1: MAGEDVGAPPDHLWVHQEGIYRDEHQRTWVAVLEEETSFLRARVQQVQVPLGDAARPSHLLTSQLPLMWQLYPEERYMDNNSRLWQIQHHLMVRGVQELLLKLLPDD; this comes from the exons ATGGCAGGAGAGGATGTGGGGGCTCCACCCGATCACCTCTGGGTTCACCAAGAGGGTATCTACCGCGACGAACACCAGCGCACGTGGGTGGCCGTCCTGGAAGAG GAGACGAGTTTCCTAAGGGCACGAGTTCAGCAAGTTCAGGTTCCTTTAGGTGACGCAGCCAGGCCAAGTCACCTTCTCACCTCCCAGCTACCTCTCATGTGGCAACTCTACCCCGAGGAGCGCTACATGGATAACAACTCTCGCTTGTGGCAGATCCAGCATCATTTAATG gTCAGGGGAGTACAGGAGCTGTTGCTTAAGCTTTTGCCTGATGATTAA